In one window of Pseudoalteromonas sp. N1230-9 DNA:
- a CDS encoding AAA family ATPase, whose amino-acid sequence MPVPGYSLVDYINSGSYFLLHSAKSQKNGDLVIIKSLKEANRNNDTINKLVLEHAFLEKLNHPNILKPISFINEDECTAIVFEYFPAKLLSERIHKNPLEVRDFLPLAVKLSETISYLHSKKIIHKDISPSHILISDDLFSFKLFGLHIATSMSRSSQRLISPAVLEGTLAYLSPEQTGRINRKIDCRTDLYSLGASFYEMLTGQPPFNEQDQLALVHCHIAKKVTAVNKVKPNIPKVLAGVITYLLKKNAEDRYQSAWGLTKDLELINNRFKEDSSLTNFELPSKNLKATEQFSIPQKLYGREKEINELMQSFARVATGSCEIFLVSGYSGVGKSALVREVYKPMTGEYGYFSSGKYDQYQRNIPYFAITDALNKFCRYILTEPNDELMIWQDIINEHLGENAIYLCNIISDLNLILNIKKRNIENKNIDKTILHNLFLNFITAICSRNRPFILFLDDMQWADLASLELIASLFSHSKLHHLLIIQAYRDNEVDEQHVFTKFITDIKKQNTTINHAFLNNLSKAVINKLISDTINIPEADCRSLSEIIFKKTLGNPFFVLQFITELYEKGLLYHDIEQDYWYWDKNTILAENITDNVVDFMAKKINELPNKACELLKYAASVSNTFDTNLLVALSDNQYTAKQIIENLIPAIDKELILTPQPISNVITSQAAFNENVQLKFLHDRVQQAAYSLIPDNERQQVHISIARLLYQYVLNNNILEESLFELANQFNKAIELLSNPLEIKQVIEINFLAAKKAFDSAAYNSAHGYLCYAKNLIGLEHFKINYSVTFEALLLLCKVNCILNKYTESDEFYELLLKYKHTPLDHARVLLIKMDDYHQQGLYQEALNTQYLALKVLNLTPPSELDDLDSQIANEISLIDTYLAHRSIDSLSDSTPLKDEKVLALLDTLTSLWITAYLLSDEDVVQWASVKMCRLCLEHGRCEQSAFAYILYGYVCVNRLNEFNKADEFGKVALKIADNYSNLALRGKVYFMYGLTICHWSNHLSLSTKSFRKSYQFSCQAGDWTYASYAAVNIISNLIIEGAPCDQIFSEADNYLSFLKEKNEESTKSFFIPGAYVPLLHFMGKCDNNNSFDCDIFNEQEHLICAEDSPITQAWYFYAKVRALYLMGQYCEALAVIDQINIIPIGVPGQIKTPEAYFYSCLVLLAKPEAYLDSIKYQGIFYHMYERLKVWSCSCEDNFLHKVKLIEAELASLHNQPFYEVFALYHQAIELAKTADYRLIEALANELFANYLISQNKLDYAALHQQRSHSVYNYLSINIKKENSLLTNDKTSVPPTNLPMEVSTGSIALQSMMQAANVLSEEMVINKLMDKLIAIVMEFSGASKVALLLKKNSKWWVENIGILNEPNYQFKSVPYTKSIDIPASVIRYVIRSESMALIGNVSVDSVFANDPYIKKHQPKSILCLPLIYKNRVNSIVYLENELTSDAFGQNHLDMLNLLIGQMAISIENSVLYSQMEEKVVDRTNDLEESLKQLKQTQNHLVESEKMASLGRLVAGVAHELNTPLGVSVTASSNLLELAEKLRTAFESQTLTRKDFVSCIDNINEAGTIVYRNLNRAAELVTNFKLVAVDTSNDEQREINLKEYLSDLVSSLSPALKKGRHNIQINCSENLVIKVDPGVIAHIFTNLILNSLIHGFENRQKGQITITAELQSSKLTVHYRDNGKGMSEEVQSKVFEPFYTTKRGAGGSGLGMNIVYNLVVQKLKGTISCQSKIGESTEFFITADF is encoded by the coding sequence TTGCCAGTTCCTGGATATAGTTTGGTTGATTATATCAACAGCGGTAGCTACTTTTTATTACACAGCGCTAAGTCACAAAAAAATGGTGACTTAGTAATAATTAAATCATTAAAAGAGGCAAACAGAAACAACGATACAATAAACAAACTTGTATTAGAGCATGCTTTTTTAGAAAAACTAAACCATCCCAATATTTTAAAACCAATTAGTTTCATCAACGAAGATGAATGCACAGCAATTGTTTTTGAGTATTTCCCTGCAAAACTTCTTTCAGAGCGTATACATAAGAACCCACTTGAAGTAAGAGATTTTTTGCCCCTTGCAGTTAAGCTTTCAGAAACTATCAGTTACCTACACTCTAAAAAAATAATCCATAAAGATATTAGCCCTAGTCATATTCTAATTAGTGATGATCTGTTTAGCTTCAAGTTATTTGGTTTACATATTGCGACCTCAATGAGTAGATCTTCACAAAGATTAATCAGCCCAGCAGTTTTAGAAGGTACATTAGCTTATTTATCACCTGAACAAACCGGACGCATTAATCGTAAAATAGATTGCCGAACTGATCTCTATTCTTTAGGTGCCAGTTTCTATGAAATGTTAACTGGTCAGCCTCCTTTCAATGAACAAGATCAACTTGCTCTCGTACATTGCCATATCGCAAAAAAAGTAACTGCAGTTAATAAAGTAAAGCCTAATATTCCAAAAGTTCTTGCTGGTGTTATTACCTATCTCCTTAAAAAAAATGCGGAAGATCGTTATCAATCTGCTTGGGGCTTAACTAAAGATTTAGAGCTGATTAATAATCGCTTTAAGGAAGATTCATCACTAACTAATTTTGAGCTTCCAAGTAAAAATCTTAAAGCAACAGAGCAATTTAGTATTCCACAAAAACTATACGGCCGAGAGAAAGAAATTAATGAATTAATGCAATCCTTCGCACGAGTTGCTACAGGAAGTTGTGAAATATTCTTAGTCTCTGGCTATTCAGGTGTGGGTAAATCAGCACTGGTCAGAGAAGTCTATAAACCAATGACAGGGGAATATGGATATTTTAGTTCAGGTAAGTATGACCAATATCAACGGAATATCCCCTACTTTGCTATTACTGATGCATTAAATAAGTTTTGTCGATACATATTAACAGAGCCTAACGATGAGTTAATGATTTGGCAAGATATTATCAATGAGCATCTAGGTGAAAATGCTATATATTTGTGCAACATAATCTCTGATTTAAATTTAATTCTAAATATAAAAAAACGAAACATAGAAAATAAAAATATCGACAAGACAATTTTGCATAATTTATTTTTGAATTTTATTACTGCAATTTGCAGTAGAAACCGCCCTTTTATTTTATTTTTAGATGACATGCAATGGGCTGATTTAGCATCGCTAGAGTTAATCGCATCTTTATTTAGCCACTCTAAGTTACACCACTTATTAATAATCCAAGCATATCGTGATAACGAAGTTGATGAACAGCATGTTTTTACTAAATTTATAACAGACATCAAAAAACAAAATACAACTATAAATCACGCTTTCCTTAATAACTTATCAAAAGCGGTAATAAATAAGCTTATCAGTGACACCATAAATATTCCTGAAGCAGATTGTCGGTCTTTGAGTGAAATTATATTCAAAAAAACATTAGGCAACCCCTTTTTCGTTTTACAATTCATTACGGAATTATATGAAAAAGGACTTCTATACCATGATATTGAACAAGATTATTGGTACTGGGATAAAAACACAATTTTAGCAGAAAACATTACGGATAATGTTGTTGATTTTATGGCAAAAAAGATAAACGAACTACCAAACAAAGCTTGTGAGTTACTAAAATATGCTGCGAGTGTTAGTAATACTTTCGACACAAATTTGTTAGTTGCACTATCAGATAATCAATACACCGCAAAACAGATAATTGAAAACTTGATCCCTGCTATTGATAAAGAACTAATATTAACACCTCAACCTATTTCAAATGTTATTACTTCACAAGCTGCCTTTAATGAAAATGTACAATTAAAGTTTTTGCATGACCGCGTACAACAAGCCGCCTACTCACTTATCCCTGATAATGAACGGCAGCAAGTTCATATTAGTATCGCTAGGCTGCTTTATCAATATGTACTTAATAATAACATACTTGAAGAAAGCTTGTTTGAACTTGCCAATCAGTTTAATAAAGCAATTGAACTATTATCTAACCCATTAGAAATAAAGCAAGTAATTGAAATTAACTTTTTAGCGGCAAAAAAGGCATTTGATTCGGCTGCTTATAACTCCGCACACGGTTACCTTTGTTATGCTAAAAACTTAATAGGATTGGAGCATTTTAAAATTAACTATAGTGTCACCTTTGAAGCTTTACTTTTGTTATGCAAAGTAAATTGTATTTTAAACAAATATACTGAGTCCGATGAATTCTATGAATTGCTATTAAAATATAAGCACACACCTTTAGATCATGCACGAGTTTTACTGATTAAAATGGATGATTATCATCAACAAGGGCTCTACCAAGAGGCCCTAAATACACAATATTTAGCTCTAAAAGTACTAAATTTAACTCCCCCCTCTGAGTTAGATGACTTAGATAGCCAAATAGCGAACGAGATTTCACTCATAGATACATACCTTGCGCACCGTTCTATTGATAGCCTTTCTGATTCCACCCCTTTAAAGGATGAAAAAGTATTAGCTCTATTGGATACACTTACCAGCCTTTGGATCACTGCATATTTATTATCTGATGAAGATGTTGTGCAGTGGGCTTCAGTAAAAATGTGCAGGCTCTGCCTTGAACATGGCAGATGTGAGCAGTCAGCTTTTGCATATATTCTTTACGGTTACGTTTGCGTTAATAGACTTAATGAATTTAATAAAGCAGATGAATTTGGCAAAGTTGCACTAAAAATTGCAGACAATTACTCTAATCTTGCATTGCGCGGCAAAGTTTACTTTATGTATGGCTTAACAATTTGTCACTGGAGTAATCATCTCTCACTTTCTACCAAAAGTTTTCGAAAAAGCTATCAATTCAGTTGTCAAGCTGGTGATTGGACCTACGCCAGCTATGCAGCAGTTAATATTATTTCAAATTTAATAATAGAAGGAGCACCTTGCGATCAAATCTTTTCTGAGGCAGATAACTATTTAAGTTTTTTAAAGGAAAAGAATGAAGAATCTACTAAGAGTTTTTTCATACCAGGTGCATATGTGCCATTACTGCATTTTATGGGGAAATGCGATAATAACAACAGTTTTGACTGTGATATTTTCAATGAACAAGAACACCTTATTTGTGCCGAAGACTCCCCTATCACACAGGCGTGGTATTTCTATGCAAAAGTGAGGGCTCTTTATTTGATGGGACAATATTGTGAGGCACTTGCGGTTATTGATCAGATAAATATCATCCCAATCGGTGTTCCCGGGCAAATTAAAACACCTGAAGCCTATTTTTATTCCTGTTTAGTTCTACTTGCTAAACCAGAAGCTTATCTAGACTCCATTAAATATCAGGGCATCTTTTATCACATGTATGAACGGTTGAAAGTTTGGAGTTGCTCTTGTGAAGATAACTTCCTTCATAAGGTAAAATTGATAGAGGCAGAATTGGCTAGTTTGCATAACCAACCTTTCTATGAAGTGTTTGCTCTATATCATCAAGCAATCGAGCTTGCTAAAACAGCCGACTACAGGCTAATTGAAGCATTAGCTAATGAGTTATTCGCCAATTATCTTATCAGTCAAAACAAACTCGATTATGCAGCACTCCACCAGCAAAGGTCTCATTCAGTTTATAATTACTTATCGATTAATATAAAGAAAGAAAACTCACTATTAACTAACGATAAAACGTCTGTGCCGCCGACCAATTTACCAATGGAAGTGTCAACGGGTTCAATTGCTCTTCAGTCAATGATGCAAGCTGCTAACGTACTTTCAGAAGAGATGGTTATAAATAAGTTAATGGATAAATTAATTGCTATAGTTATGGAGTTTTCTGGTGCCTCAAAAGTTGCTTTGTTACTTAAGAAAAATTCAAAATGGTGGGTCGAAAATATTGGCATTTTAAATGAGCCAAATTACCAATTTAAATCTGTACCTTATACTAAATCAATTGATATTCCAGCCAGTGTTATCCGCTATGTAATTCGTAGCGAAAGTATGGCGTTAATTGGTAATGTGTCTGTTGATTCAGTGTTCGCTAATGATCCTTACATTAAAAAACATCAACCAAAATCTATTTTGTGCTTACCCCTTATCTACAAAAATCGGGTCAATAGTATTGTCTATTTAGAAAATGAACTTACTAGTGATGCATTTGGCCAAAATCATTTAGACATGCTCAACTTGCTAATAGGGCAAATGGCGATATCTATCGAAAATTCTGTACTCTATAGTCAAATGGAAGAAAAGGTGGTTGATCGAACTAATGATTTAGAAGAATCGCTAAAACAATTAAAACAAACGCAAAACCATTTAGTTGAATCAGAAAAAATGGCTTCATTAGGTCGTTTGGTCGCCGGTGTAGCTCATGAGCTTAACACCCCATTAGGTGTTAGTGTAACTGCATCGTCGAACTTATTAGAGCTTGCTGAAAAACTGCGCACTGCATTTGAATCACAAACCCTAACACGAAAAGACTTTGTTTCATGCATCGACAATATCAATGAAGCAGGTACTATCGTTTACCGTAACTTAAATAGAGCAGCCGAACTTGTTACTAACTTTAAACTTGTTGCTGTAGATACCAGTAACGATGAGCAACGTGAAATTAACTTAAAAGAATATTTAAGCGATTTAGTCAGTAGTTTATCCCCTGCTCTTAAAAAAGGCCGCCATAATATTCAGATTAACTGTAGTGAAAACTTAGTGATTAAGGTTGATCCAGGTGTTATCGCGCATATTTTCACAAATTTGATCCTAAACTCACTCATACATGGCTTTGAAAATAGACAAAAGGGTCAGATAACAATAACAGCAGAACTTCAAAGCTCTAAGCTTACCGTTCATTATAGAGATAATGGCAAAGGCATGAGCGAGGAAGTACAAAGTAAAGTATTTGAGCCCTTTTACACCACTAAAAGAGGGGCGGGTGGAAGCGGCCTTGGGATGAATATTGTTTATAACCTTGTAGTTCAAAAACTCAAAGGCACGATTAGTTGCCAATCAAAAATAGGTGAAAGTACCGAGTTTTTTATAACTGCAGATTTCTAG
- a CDS encoding lipid-binding SYLF domain-containing protein produces the protein MKKFFTISLILVTAILTGCATTGSASPDEKRALVQSMKNNTLSELYAQKPDVKQQIANSAGYAVFDNANVNVVLASFGGGYGVVKNNLTGKSTYMNMGEAGLGLGLGVKDFNVVMVFHNQAAVNRFIEHGWAFGGNADAAAKYENNGGALVAEAIADQVTVYSLTENGLALQAVLKGTKFWVDSELN, from the coding sequence ATGAAAAAGTTTTTTACTATAAGTTTAATTTTAGTTACAGCCATCCTAACTGGTTGTGCTACTACAGGAAGCGCTTCTCCCGATGAAAAACGTGCTTTAGTACAAAGCATGAAAAATAATACACTAAGTGAGCTTTACGCACAAAAACCCGATGTAAAACAGCAAATTGCTAACTCAGCAGGTTATGCAGTTTTTGATAATGCCAACGTAAATGTTGTTTTAGCTAGCTTTGGTGGTGGCTATGGTGTAGTTAAAAATAACCTAACAGGTAAATCAACTTACATGAATATGGGTGAAGCTGGTTTAGGCTTAGGTCTAGGCGTTAAAGACTTTAATGTCGTTATGGTTTTTCATAACCAAGCCGCTGTAAATCGCTTTATTGAACACGGTTGGGCATTCGGTGGTAACGCAGATGCAGCTGCTAAATATGAAAATAATGGTGGCGCTTTAGTTGCCGAAGCAATTGCCGACCAAGTAACAGTTTATTCTTTAACCGAAAATGGTCTTGCGTTACAAGCAGTACTTAAAGGCACTAAATTTTGGGTAGATTCTGAGCTAAATTAA
- a CDS encoding tyrosine-type recombinase/integrase — protein sequence MLVALVDTLKQLRYQIAHLEDDTLATEYPELDNFIHQVGLTVAESRKDLTFLYQFLYVYGRKSEATFNRFRNELERFCLWAWLIAEKSVFDLKRDDIEAYVDFMVEPDSAWLSNSVQWRYKDEQGIRRLNTNWRPFINRENIASQQTLAAMFTALNVFYKFAILEEKTFANFVPVVKKNSPYLVVQSQIKIPDTLSDIQWEYVFGVTRDLCEQQPDLERNLFTLACLKGLYLRISELSERPQWSPVMSHFWQDNDGFWFLRIMGKGNKLRDVTLSEDFITYLKRYRLYRGLPALPRVDEAEPLVHKIRGKGGMTVRQIRRLVQQSFDLAKQSLLDDGFKDDAEQLEAATAHWLRHTGATHDAQTRPLKHLSEDLGHAKIATTDQIYIQTNIKERAKSGIKRKI from the coding sequence ATGCTCGTTGCTCTCGTCGATACACTTAAACAACTGCGCTACCAAATTGCCCATCTTGAAGATGATACTCTTGCTACAGAATATCCTGAACTTGATAACTTTATACATCAAGTTGGATTGACTGTTGCTGAATCAAGAAAAGACTTAACTTTTCTATATCAATTCTTGTATGTTTACGGCCGAAAATCAGAAGCAACATTTAATCGCTTTCGAAATGAACTTGAGCGATTCTGCTTATGGGCATGGTTAATTGCTGAAAAATCAGTTTTTGATCTAAAGCGTGACGATATTGAAGCCTATGTTGATTTTATGGTTGAACCAGATTCAGCCTGGTTATCAAATTCAGTTCAATGGCGTTATAAAGATGAACAAGGGATAAGACGACTAAATACAAATTGGCGCCCTTTCATCAATAGAGAAAATATAGCAAGCCAACAAACACTCGCCGCTATGTTTACAGCACTCAATGTTTTTTATAAGTTTGCAATTTTAGAAGAAAAAACATTTGCTAACTTTGTACCCGTTGTTAAAAAGAATAGCCCTTACTTAGTGGTGCAATCGCAAATCAAAATCCCCGATACACTCAGTGATATTCAATGGGAATATGTTTTTGGTGTTACTCGGGATTTATGTGAACAACAACCTGATTTAGAAAGAAATTTATTCACTCTTGCTTGCTTAAAAGGATTGTACTTACGAATATCTGAGTTATCAGAACGACCTCAGTGGTCACCCGTTATGTCACATTTTTGGCAAGATAATGATGGCTTTTGGTTTTTAAGAATAATGGGGAAAGGCAATAAATTACGTGATGTTACTTTAAGCGAAGATTTTATCACGTACCTAAAACGTTACAGACTTTACCGTGGTCTACCTGCCCTGCCCCGCGTTGATGAAGCTGAACCGCTTGTTCACAAAATTCGTGGTAAAGGGGGAATGACTGTTCGACAAATTCGCCGTTTAGTACAGCAAAGTTTTGATTTAGCAAAACAATCATTATTAGATGACGGCTTTAAAGATGATGCGGAACAACTTGAAGCTGCCACGGCTCACTGGCTAAGACATACAGGTGCAACACACGATGCGCAAACAAGACCTCTTAAGCATTTATCTGAAGATTTAGGTCATGCCAAAATAGCTACAACAGATCAAATTTATATTCAAACTAATATAAAAGAACGCGCAAAGTCTGGAATAAAAAGGAAAATCTAA
- a CDS encoding cation:proton antiporter, with amino-acid sequence MEYTILALVGLALLFYSLTIRQLERTEITGPMFFVLVGIAMSYFLPSEFKLGDAGLSDILPLVELTLSIFLFTDAAKSKLTVLKHSYQYPSLLLFVALPLTLLLGVAGALFFFSELSLFQSALIAIILTPTDAALSKGILECTSVPEKVREGINTESGLNDGLCVPIFLVLLLLAQNPESAVTTVDTLLVFARELGVALVIAGVSMAVFIPLLKIALARHYFANNSSPFLLIGLVMAIFSLTQNFHGSGFIAVFVAGLLFDYLAPKKVRLTLVKDSEHIAEFVALLIWCLFGFVCGHLIVNDITWPIVFYALLSVTIFRIVPVLLSLMFTNLNFKDKLTFAWFGPRGLASIVFTLMVMDTDIVNKEQIATVTLTTILFSVFIHGVSTKPIAKSYQ; translated from the coding sequence ATGGAATATACAATACTTGCGTTAGTCGGTTTAGCTCTTTTATTTTACTCACTGACAATCCGTCAGTTAGAGCGAACAGAAATTACTGGGCCGATGTTTTTTGTGTTAGTAGGAATTGCAATGTCTTACTTTTTACCGAGCGAGTTTAAGCTAGGCGATGCTGGACTCAGTGACATTTTACCTTTGGTTGAATTAACCTTAAGCATTTTTTTATTTACCGATGCAGCAAAATCAAAACTAACCGTTTTAAAACATAGTTATCAGTACCCTAGCCTGTTACTTTTTGTAGCTTTACCATTGACATTACTGTTAGGTGTTGCCGGTGCTTTGTTTTTCTTTTCTGAGTTATCACTTTTTCAATCTGCATTGATCGCGATTATTTTAACGCCAACTGATGCCGCGCTTAGTAAGGGAATTTTAGAATGTACATCGGTTCCAGAGAAAGTTCGCGAAGGAATAAATACGGAAAGTGGTTTGAACGACGGTCTTTGCGTACCCATCTTTTTAGTTTTACTTTTATTAGCTCAAAATCCAGAAAGTGCTGTAACTACCGTTGATACTCTACTTGTTTTTGCAAGAGAGTTAGGAGTAGCACTTGTTATTGCTGGCGTGTCGATGGCCGTCTTTATTCCACTTTTAAAAATTGCATTAGCACGTCATTACTTTGCAAATAATAGCAGTCCATTTTTATTGATTGGTTTAGTCATGGCAATTTTCTCTTTAACACAGAATTTTCATGGCAGTGGTTTTATTGCTGTTTTTGTAGCGGGACTTTTATTCGATTACTTAGCCCCTAAAAAAGTACGTTTAACATTAGTTAAAGATTCTGAACATATCGCTGAATTCGTTGCGCTACTGATTTGGTGTTTATTCGGTTTTGTATGTGGTCACTTAATTGTGAATGATATTACCTGGCCAATTGTTTTTTATGCGCTATTAAGTGTGACGATTTTTAGAATTGTGCCGGTACTGCTTTCACTTATGTTTACTAATCTAAACTTCAAAGATAAATTAACTTTTGCTTGGTTTGGTCCACGAGGTTTGGCGTCTATCGTTTTTACTTTAATGGTGATGGATACAGATATTGTGAACAAAGAGCAAATAGCCACCGTAACATTAACAACCATTTTATTTAGTGTTTTTATTCATGGCGTGAGTACTAAGCCGATCGCAAAAAGTTACCAATAA